TATCTATCAAGACATCAGCACCATTGACTAGATTACTGTTCTTACCATCTACCATCCATACCATAAATTTATCATGATCCATTGATGTATATGCATTGTATGGTGATACTTCTATAAACATACAATCTGATGAACCCTCAATATCAGCCCTAAGGAAATAATAACCTTCTTCTAAAGTCTGTAATTCAATGACTTTTTGACTATTAACATGCAATAGTTCAACATCATACTTATATTTTTGACTTTTAGATAAAACCTTAGTGTATTCATCAATATCTATATTATCTCTATCTTGATAACCATTAATGAACTCATCTTTGTCATTATATTTATATATTGTCAAATTAATTTTTCCATTTTCTTCACAATATTCATTTCTGAAATAGCAACCAACAAATTGTAATTCGTCTGGTTTTAGATATATAAGATCTTCTGTTGTTCCGTGTAAATTAACATAGCTACTATCACTATATCGTTCTGTCATAAATGAATACATATAATCTTCCTGTATAGTTTCAATACTATTGCTGTAACCTTTTTTTATTGTGACTTCATATGTTGTTCCTTTTCGTAATTTTTTCTCTGGAACAAATATAATTTTATCTTTCTCATATCGGAACTTACCTTTTACAAAAGGTTTGATTTCAAAATAATCATCTAGTTTTTCTTCTCCTATTTCTTTGGTAAATTGTATCTCTATACCTGAATCAATAGGCACCTCATTACTCTCACTAGATGGATGAGTCGAAGCGATATTGAATTTTTTTATAGTCTGGAATGCCCAACCTAATTTTTCTTCTTCTTTATTGTATGTGACCCTTACTATTTCATTATTCTCAAAAGGCGTATTAGTTGATAAGATATATTCTTTGTCACTGACCTTTTTGATATCATAGCTTTTATTAGGGCTGAAATTTAAGTTTTTCTTGATATTTTCTTCTTTTATAGGTTTAGTAGAACTTAATTTCAATTTTGAATCAGGTTTAATACCATATGGAGTATTGGAAAGTGGTTCTATACTTATATCCCCATTTTCAATATTTTTTTTATCAATGTCATCTGCTATGTAATTATTATTTTCTGGAGCTACGTTCATAACACTTTTTGTCTTATCATTACTTTTTTTGGTATCAGCAGATATTAATATCACGCTTGCTGCGACTAAAGAAATTATAGTTAATGTTAAGATACATGTAATTATTTTCTGTTTTTTAGTTATTTTTTTCAGTTTACCATTAATATTATTTTTTCTCATTATAGACTCCTTATAATTATTTTATACTCATTTCAACTAAACCTTAGAGTAATTATATATTTATACACCCGTATATCTGTACTTATAATGTTATCAGTCTAGTAAATATATGCCGCTATATTATAGTTAAGAATCTAGTAATATTTAGGACTATCTTGGATTATATTAGCTCCCCTTTCAACTTTGACCTCTTTCCATTGTGACTCAGTATCATATGACTCCCCTTTAAACCTTATTATATTATCTTTCACTTCATAAGTTATTTTTTCTGCATCCACTAAGGAGTTCAGTCTTTTTGTATGATTATTATATAGTAGTAAATGTGAATAATAATGTGTTTCATTATATATTAAATAGTAATCTATAGACTTGCTCTCATCTTCAAATTCATAGGATTCATCTATAGGGATTACTCCTAAAGCCGCTGGTCCATCATAACAAGCTAAATAATATAGATTATTATTGTGTATTCCTTCAACAGAAGGATATGTGATATTTGCCATAATGATAGTTTGTTTATTTAGTGGATCATATTTACATAGGTAACCCTTACAATCATAATACAATATATCATTATCCCATTTGAAATCAGCACCAACGATATTGTCTATTATCTGAAATTCATCTAAATCTATAATATATATTGTAGTATCATCTTTTGAAGCGATCGCAATATAATTTCTAGATGAATCAAAATACAAACTAGATTCCTTTACATCTAAAGTTTCAAGTGTTTTGTTTTGAAGTTCAATCCTTTTTAATTGTGAGCTATCAACAGTTTTAAAATAGGCATATCCATCTATCAATGCTAAATCATTTACATAAGAATCACTATACAATTTTTCAATAGTTTTTGTGTTTAAATCATAATAGTATAAATATGCTTTTTCTTCATATCCTGTATATAGAATTCCCTCATCTGACAAACTATATAATCTTACAGGATCATCTATTACTTGATTACATTCTTTTTCAGTCATATGGTATAATCGATTACTTTTATATTCTTTAAAAACTTTATGTTGTTTTGATAGCTTTAATTCAGTTAACATATATTTTCCATGAGTAGTTTCAAATGGTACATATTCAGAATTGAAGGATATATGATTAGTATCATCTTCGCACATATCATATTCATTAAACATATTAACATATAATATGTCGTCAATAACCATTGTATTATATATATCCTTTCGGTTTATGAAATAAGGCTCAAAAGCATATGTATCAGTATTTAATTTATTAGTGATACCTTGATAATTATATATGTAACCATAATTCACTATAAAGTTAATTTCTTCTTCTGTTTTTATGGTATGCCAATTCTTGTCTGAAAAGCTATAATAATATAAAATGTGATATCCAATAATACCTATTCCTTCTTCATCATATCCCATTTTCAAATTGTTATTATACTGTTCTTCATAAGCAGTTTCCCAAATATCATCTGGAATTTTTGCTAGCACTTTTTTTTCTCCATCTTTTGTTATTGTATTAATGGTTTTCTCTTCTTTATTTATATAAGTTGTACTTCCATCAGATTTATTGAAAAAAACATTTCTAAAAGACATCTTTTCACCAATAAATTTTTCATTGATACATTTATGTTCATAATCTTTATCTATATAACAAATCTCATCATTACTGTTAAGACCTACATAGTAATCATCTATATTCATAAATCTTACTACATCATTATATGGTTTTTCTAATATATGACATGCCGTATATTCTGAATTACTTTTTACAATATCACCATTAACTAATTTGAAATAATTAATTCCTTTATAATTGCCATCCAGTAGTTCATCTTCTTCTACATTGATTCCATTATCGAATATCCAATATCCATCATTAATTATATAGTGATGTTCATATTTTTTATTATAAGTGGAATCTTCGTCAACTAGAACTGTATATGGATGAATTTTAGAATAATTATTATTAATGGGCATTGTACTCTGAAATAATTTACCATCTATTTTTGCTATAAACAATAGATTACATTTTTCTCTATCCATTTTATAATCAAATGACTCTACATTTATGTTATTATCAATTTGAATAACATCCATAACTGCAAATGATTTATCACAGATTGCTATGAAGTGATTGTTATTGTCTATATACTCAACAAATATTGTGTTCTCATCTTCATATATATTAACAACATCATCTTTTAATTGTTGCCTTTTAGTTAATGATATACCTTTTTCACCAAAAGAATATGTATCAACCATTTTCTTATCATCTTTATCATACATCAAGTAAAAAGAAGACATATCCGCAGAAACTATTTTGAAATTATCCGCATTACTATAGTTTTTGAACTGATAATTACATATTGGTTCACCATAATAATCATAACAATCATAACTAATTTCACCGAATTGTTTATTATATGATAACAATACAATATGGTTATCCCAGTCTAAGTAACCTGTCTGTAGATTGTATTTACTGTCAAGGAAGATACTTTCATCTTCTTTTGCATTTTCTAATGCCCCATTACCAAATGAAAATACACCTTGGCTTTCTCCGATTATCAATTGAAATGAACATATATAACTAGAGTAATTCCAATCTATACCAGCATATTTCTTAATTACAACATCTTCTATTTCAAAATTATCAGGTAAATCCATACCACTGAATATAAGTTTGTCTGGTAATTCTGTTATTGGAGTAAAATCATCTATATCATATTTTTTAATAGCAATTTTTAATTTCTGATCACATATTTTAATGATCTCTTTTTGGTCTGCTTCTGAATTTATATCTGTACCTATTGACTCTATCCCATTTGAATCTTCCATGCTTTTATTAGATTCTGTTGAAAGATTAGTATTTTCCCCCTTGCATCCTGTTAAGCATATAGTTACAACAGCTAATAATATTGCTATTTTTATTGTATGTTTCATGATGTTCCTCCATTATCTTATTTTATTACTTTTAATCTCAATATGTTATAACAAACATTTTATCAATAAGTTATTAAAATTGTATTGTACAATTCTTTAAATTATTATTACTAAATATTTACAATTAATTTAATATATTAAATTTTTAATATCTAATTCAATTAAAAAGGATAACTTTATATTAAAAAAACACATCCATATACAACTACTATATGAGTGTGTTTTACTTTTACTTACCTTCATTATGCTAATTTATATTTTGTATTGTGAAATCTCATCTTTGAAATCTACTGTTATTTCTTTAAAAGTATTCAAACTGTCTGTAATACCTTTTATATGTACAGTATAGTCCGTTACATTAGCGCTGACTTGTTCAGCTGATGCTGAATTTTCTTCTGCTATAGCCGCTAAGGATTCTATGTTTTGGAACACTTTTGACATTGAATTAGCTTCACTTTCAAGTCTTTGGGATGTATCAATCATCTTTTCAGCTACTTCTTTTATATTGATGTTAGCTGTACTTGAAGATTCAACAGCTTCTCCTAGGCTTGAATTCTCTTTAACTAATACGTTGTATTGTGATGCTACATCTTCTACTAGTTTTTCAATATCTTGAACAAATTCATTCAGATTGTTTTTAATCTTTTCAACTGCATCATCAGTTTCCTCTGATAGATTTCTTACTTCATCAGCTACTACAGCAAATCCTTTACCAGCCTCTCCTGCTCTAGCAGCTTCTATTGATGCGTTAAGGGCAAGAAGATTAGTCTGTCCAGAAATCGCAGATACGATAGAAACAATTTCCGTAATCTGTTCTGCTCTGGTTTTTAACTTCAATCCGTTTTCTTGAACTTGCTTAAATCTATTAAGCAACATATTTATTTCTGTTGCAGTCGATTCGACTTCTTTGAAACTATTGTCAATTTGGTCAACTGAAACTTCTAAATCTTTTTTATTGGTTTGTTCTTCTTTTGCTATATTGTTTATCTGACCTACATTATCATTTAATGTATATATTGAATGTTCAGTTTCTTCTGCCTGACTAACCGCAGCTGTTGCTAACTGTTCAACTACGTCTGATATTTCATCAGATGTATTGTTCATATTATTAGCAATACCTGAAATACTCTTGCTGAAAGTATTCATTTCATCAACTAATCCTTTGAAACCAACAAAATCCCTTGTAATATTTTTTTTGTATGTATTTATTACTTTGAATATTTCTTCAAATTGGTCTTTTGTTCTTATATCTGTTAAAACAGTATAGTTTTTATTACTGAAATTTTTAACTTCCTTTATAATTTCTTTATAGGGTCTATATAATATTTTGGAAGACAAATATACTGATAAAAGACTAATCAATACTATACTAACAGTAGTCAATACTTGTGATTCTCGTACATTTAGAAATAGAAATACTAATTGTAAAAATAATCCACTTAATAAAGCTGTTAATATTGATATTTTCAAATGCACATCTTTAATGAATCCAAATGATAATAGTTTATTAATGAAATATGTTTTTTTATATTGCAGATCTTGCTGAAATGTTAATTTTAGTTTAAGTTCATCATCTTTTTTTTCGAGTTGTTCAATTTCAATTTGTTCATTAAAATAATCTGCAGCCCCTTCAATCAGCCCCATAAAATAATCGAACATACCTCTATGGGAGTTATATGTGAAGACAACTTCTCTAGGGGATACTACTTCAAACTCTAATTTAGGTGGTTTTGCACCTTTTATTCTTTTCATAACTACACTATGGACATCATCCATAGATTTAAGAAAATGATATAAATTATCATGATGGAAAAATCCAGGATAATCATGGGAAAAAGTAATGATATTATCCTTACCTATATGTCTCCATAATTTATCTTCGCCCACATTTACCTTTGAAGCTATAATAGAAAAAAGTTTGAACACTTTTGTATCCTCTATATCTGCTAATGGTGAAAATGTTTGGTTGGCTTTCCATCCTACATTTTCTAGTGCTGCGTTAACTACTTGTTCTGAATATTGCTTTCTACATGTTTTTATCCATGTTGATACCACTGTTCCTTTCATCATTTTCACCTCATATCTATTTTATTTAATACTTTATTATGTAAATATTTCCAGATAGTCAATTTAATTTTATAACATATATTGACAAATTACAATATAATCTTAATAATATTTTTCTAATTGTAACAAATATATAGTATTTATCAATTATTTATGATATTCATTATACAATATAACCCAATTAACTCCTTTATCCTTCTCAGCTTCAAAATTATTGAATTTGATGTACAATTGTCCTTTCTTAACCCATGCTTTATACTCTAATGTTTTATTTCCATCAAGTGGTGTCAAGATGATTTTATTTATAAGATTAGGTGTAAAACTAATCTTGTGACTTAGAACTGGGAATATATATACTCCATCTATATATTTATGTTCACTTAGATATTCCCTACCCATTATTTGCTTTGTCATAGCTAAATCTTCTAGCATATTTGACGTAAGTTTATCACGCTCTTTATTAATGAAACTCCTTAAATATCTTTTGATTGTAGTATACGATATAACTGAAAACAGAGCTATCAATAAACTGATTACTATAAAAAAAGAATTATAGATAAATTTTATTGCATCATATATTATGTTTATCTCTCCATACATTTCTTTTACTTGTTCAGATAGATTAATCATATTGAAAAATACACACATAAAAAAATCCCCCTTGTCCTTATAAATATATACAGTAACAAAAGGGATTAGAACTATAGATTATCAAAGGCTTTGCTCCTTATTTCATCTATACAAGATTTATTTAATTTTATATAATCTTCATTATTTTTCAGATGCAGGTCTTTTTTTAATTCTTGTGGTGTATTATTTATGAACTCATCATTACAACCATGACATCTTATTGCTTGTTTTGTCCTCATATCATATATAAGAAACATATTTTCACCTTCTTGTAGCTTGTTTCTTATATTCTAGCCAAAAAGACTATTATCTAAACACCTATCACTTGTTCATCTATTAACATCAAATAATTCAACCTTATAAGAAGCATTAATTATATTAGGATAATTACTTATTTTTATGGTTATAGGATCAACAAATTCAGATTCTTTAGGTATTTCATAAATAAGCGTTGTTTCTGGTTCCCTATGTATCACACTCATACCTTGTGTCTCAAAAATCGTACCCTCTGAATCTGTAAAAGTCTGGTCTAATGAAAAATTATTACCATTATATTTAAATATTATCTCCAATTGATCTTCGTTTTTAACATCATCTATCTTCAAGTTGTCATCTGGTGCTTTAAGGATGGTTTTATTATCTACATCGACGATAATATTTTCTTTATTTTTATCAATACCTTTAAAACCACTACCTTCAATATTCAATTTTTCATTATCATTAAAATAATTACTCTCAAAATATAATCTACTATTATATTCATCTTTAATAGAACTTGTTAATCCATCAATACCATTAGTATATTCCCTTCCATTTGAAACTATCTTAATATCTTGTAACCCTAGGATACTCATGGTATTATTTTTATCATAATTTATATCTAAAACAGAAGTTATAGGATATACTGTCAATTTATCTATAACAATTTTTTGTCCTTTGATATCAATAATTTCATTTGCATCATATGTTTTTTTTCTATTATTGAATATCTCTTTGTCAACAGGTATCTCCACACTCCAGATATATGGTAATTCCATCTGTTTATTGTTATTATTTGCTTCTGAAGTATACAAGGTGACATCTAATCGTAGATTTGAAGGAATATCAATCTCTGATGACATTACCATATCATAACTGCTATACATTTTTTTCTTGCTATTTAAATCAAAGTCATAATCAGGTAAGGATGCAATAGCTGGAATTTCTGTATCATTTTCATCGTTAACATTAAATGTTCCTCTACTTAAATATTGAAATGAGTCTCTATGCTTAGTGTTCTCTATATTATAGAGAATGAATATTCTTCTATTATCAACTATGATATTATCAACAGTAAGTATTATCCCATCATGTTCATCAGATATATTTACATTTTGTATATAATTATTTTCAATAGCTTCTTGAACACCTTTATCCGTTATATCATATTTTTCTGTCAGACTTTTCTCTTTATTGGTAACAAAAACTACAATGGCTATCAATATAATTATAACTATCATTATCACTGGAATCAGTTTCTTATATTTCATATTATTTATATCCTCCCTTACAAAAATTTCAAATATTATTTATTATAACATATAACGTTGTTATTAAAAAGAAATTCAAATATTACATATTGTATAGAATGTGAAACTAAAAAGCAGAACTTTCATGTTCAATTTAAAATCGAATATATAATGATTTACCTTACACCAACCAAGATAACTGCCTATCAGACTATGATAATTATATCATACTCCAATAGTTCATTACCCTAGCTGATGGTCCGTTCAACCATATATAATACACTATGAACTACATATAACCTCTCGGCCATATATAATCCAGTAAGCACTACATATGATTATCGCTTGACCCTATATGATCATTTCAAACCTCATTACAATCTATAATAGACTATAATAAAACTTTTAGTAACCACATAAAATCTTACTGAAGATAGTGTATCAATATACACTATCTTCAGCTAGAGCTGTACTAAGACAGCTCCTAGCTCAATCATCATATATTCGATATTATTATATTTGCCATTTAATATAGAAAATATATTAGTAATTATTTCTTATTACACTTTCCTATAAGGTAAAAAATAGATTTTATCTATCAAATTTAAATAAATCCAATTCATCTCTTTTATTGTTTAAGTATAGGTCTTTTATTAACTGTCCACATAATATGCCATTTACAATCCCATTGGAACCATATGCCAAAGCAAAGTAACAATTAGGCATCTTAGAATATTCTCCTATATATGGCAACCCATCCTTAGTAACCCCGAACAAACCACTGAACTTATATTCTACTTCTATATCTTTTATATCAGGGAAAAAATCTTTCAATTTTTTTAATAAGATGTCATATTTCTTAATAGATACTAGATCTTCATTTGTTAGATTGGACATTTTACTAGTTTCCTTACCTACTTTTTCATCCTCTCCTCCCACAATAATCCTATTATCAGCAGTAGTCCTAAAATATATATATGGGTCGTTATCATCACGTATAATACATTTATTATGCCAGCCATTAAATTCTTTTATTGGTTTTGTTACTAGGTTGAATGTTCTTGTGATATTCAATATACCCCTATCTATATATTTCTTACTTTCATACCCAGCAGCCATAATGACTTTCTTTGCTTTTATACTGAAATCATTAGGTGTTTTCAGGTATACATGATTACTTTCCGACTGTATAATATTGATTTCAGTATTTTCATAGACCTTTAGACCATTTTTTATAGACTTCTTAATAAGTGCTCTTGTGAATTTATATGGATCAATTAACGCCCCTCCTGATTTTGAATAAATTCCTGCTTCTATAGGAAAAGAGAACTTATCTTTTGCATTGTTCTTATCTATGAATTCTACATTGAAACCATGTTTCTTTCTTAAGTCGAATTCTTTTTTCAATAATGATATATGTGAACTATTAGATGTATAGTAAAAGCATTCTTTCAACATAAAATCACAATCATCATCAAGTTCATTAACGATATCTCTTATATCAAATACTGCTTTTTCACTTAGTTCAAAGCATTTGGCAGCTTTTTCTTCACCAATCATATGGGATAATCCGTATAGATCAGTATCAACTTCGTATTGTAGTATTGCTGTTGATGCTCTTGTGCTTCCATATCCAATGATGTTTTTATCCACTAAAACAGTATCAATGCCCTCCTTAGTAAGATAATAAGCAATTATAGCTCCAGTTACTCCACCACCAATTATTAAAGCGTCACATTCTATATCATTGCTTAGATAAGTATATTTGTCTGGTATTTTATTGATATTAGTCCAAAGCATATCTCCTGCTACTAATTTCATTTT
The sequence above is a segment of the Vallitalea longa genome. Coding sequences within it:
- a CDS encoding DUF4179 domain-containing protein, whose amino-acid sequence is MKYKKLIPVIMIVIIILIAIVVFVTNKEKSLTEKYDITDKGVQEAIENNYIQNVNISDEHDGIILTVDNIIVDNRRIFILYNIENTKHRDSFQYLSRGTFNVNDENDTEIPAIASLPDYDFDLNSKKKMYSSYDMVMSSEIDIPSNLRLDVTLYTSEANNNNKQMELPYIWSVEIPVDKEIFNNRKKTYDANEIIDIKGQKIVIDKLTVYPITSVLDINYDKNNTMSILGLQDIKIVSNGREYTNGIDGLTSSIKDEYNSRLYFESNYFNDNEKLNIEGSGFKGIDKNKENIIVDVDNKTILKAPDDNLKIDDVKNEDQLEIIFKYNGNNFSLDQTFTDSEGTIFETQGMSVIHREPETTLIYEIPKESEFVDPITIKISNYPNIINASYKVELFDVNR
- a CDS encoding NAD(P)/FAD-dependent oxidoreductase → MKLVAGDMLWTNINKIPDKYTYLSNDIECDALIIGGGVTGAIIAYYLTKEGIDTVLVDKNIIGYGSTRASTAILQYEVDTDLYGLSHMIGEEKAAKCFELSEKAVFDIRDIVNELDDDCDFMLKECFYYTSNSSHISLLKKEFDLRKKHGFNVEFIDKNNAKDKFSFPIEAGIYSKSGGALIDPYKFTRALIKKSIKNGLKVYENTEINIIQSESNHVYLKTPNDFSIKAKKVIMAAGYESKKYIDRGILNITRTFNLVTKPIKEFNGWHNKCIIRDDNDPYIYFRTTADNRIIVGGEDEKVGKETSKMSNLTNEDLVSIKKYDILLKKLKDFFPDIKDIEVEYKFSGLFGVTKDGLPYIGEYSKMPNCYFALAYGSNGIVNGILCGQLIKDLYLNNKRDELDLFKFDR
- a CDS encoding heme NO-binding domain-containing protein, yielding MKGTVVSTWIKTCRKQYSEQVVNAALENVGWKANQTFSPLADIEDTKVFKLFSIIASKVNVGEDKLWRHIGKDNIITFSHDYPGFFHHDNLYHFLKSMDDVHSVVMKRIKGAKPPKLEFEVVSPREVVFTYNSHRGMFDYFMGLIEGAADYFNEQIEIEQLEKKDDELKLKLTFQQDLQYKKTYFINKLLSFGFIKDVHLKISILTALLSGLFLQLVFLFLNVRESQVLTTVSIVLISLLSVYLSSKILYRPYKEIIKEVKNFSNKNYTVLTDIRTKDQFEEIFKVINTYKKNITRDFVGFKGLVDEMNTFSKSISGIANNMNNTSDEISDVVEQLATAAVSQAEETEHSIYTLNDNVGQINNIAKEEQTNKKDLEVSVDQIDNSFKEVESTATEINMLLNRFKQVQENGLKLKTRAEQITEIVSIVSAISGQTNLLALNASIEAARAGEAGKGFAVVADEVRNLSEETDDAVEKIKNNLNEFVQDIEKLVEDVASQYNVLVKENSSLGEAVESSSTANINIKEVAEKMIDTSQRLESEANSMSKVFQNIESLAAIAEENSASAEQVSANVTDYTVHIKGITDSLNTFKEITVDFKDEISQYKI